The following proteins come from a genomic window of Pyxidicoccus sp. MSG2:
- a CDS encoding glutamate decarboxylase, with product MPLHGKEEVRDHLNDDVYASPDLSVTMPKYRIPDDEHSADHAYAVVHDELLLDGNSRQNLATFCQTWAEPQVHRLMDECLDKNMIDKDEYPQTAEIETRCVNMLADLWHAPDAAHTVGTSTTGSSEAAMLGGLALKWRWRKKREAEGKPTDRPNLICGPVQICWHKFARYFDVELRQVPLAPGRMVMTPEEVLKRCDENTIGVVPTLGITFNLLYEPVQDISQALDDLQRRTGLDIPIHVDAASGGFIAPFIHRDVVWDFQLPRVKSINTSGHKFGLTPLGCGWVVWRDAADLPEELVFRVDYLGGDMPTFALNFSRPGGQIVIQYYNFLRLGREGYRRVQQACSDTAFVIAKAIQQLDFFEVIYDGRGGVPGVCWRMREGANPGFTLYDLADRMRERGWQVPAYPMPSNIQDVVVQRILVRHGVSRDLAALLVTDLVASIQHFQRHPVSAPMTREEASGYHH from the coding sequence ATGCCACTGCACGGAAAAGAAGAAGTCCGGGACCACCTGAACGACGACGTCTACGCCTCGCCCGACCTGTCCGTCACGATGCCCAAGTACCGCATCCCCGACGACGAGCACAGCGCCGACCACGCCTACGCCGTGGTCCACGACGAGCTGCTGCTGGACGGCAACTCACGGCAGAACCTCGCCACCTTCTGCCAGACCTGGGCCGAGCCGCAGGTCCACCGGCTGATGGACGAGTGCCTCGACAAGAACATGATCGACAAGGACGAGTACCCGCAGACAGCCGAGATTGAAACGCGCTGCGTGAACATGCTCGCCGACCTGTGGCACGCGCCCGACGCGGCCCACACCGTGGGGACGTCCACCACCGGCTCCAGCGAGGCGGCGATGCTGGGGGGCCTGGCGCTCAAGTGGCGCTGGCGCAAGAAACGGGAGGCAGAGGGCAAGCCCACCGACAGGCCCAACCTCATCTGCGGGCCGGTGCAGATCTGCTGGCACAAGTTCGCGCGCTACTTCGACGTGGAGCTGCGCCAGGTGCCGCTGGCGCCCGGCCGCATGGTGATGACGCCCGAGGAGGTGCTCAAGCGCTGCGACGAGAACACCATCGGCGTCGTGCCCACGCTGGGCATCACCTTCAACCTGCTCTACGAGCCGGTGCAGGATATCTCCCAGGCGCTGGACGACCTCCAGCGGCGCACCGGGTTGGACATCCCCATCCACGTGGACGCGGCGAGCGGCGGCTTCATCGCACCGTTCATCCACAGGGACGTGGTGTGGGACTTCCAGCTTCCGCGCGTGAAGTCCATCAACACGTCCGGCCACAAGTTCGGGCTGACGCCGCTGGGCTGCGGCTGGGTGGTGTGGCGCGACGCGGCCGACCTGCCAGAGGAGCTCGTCTTCCGCGTGGACTACCTGGGCGGCGACATGCCGACGTTCGCCCTGAACTTCTCGCGGCCGGGCGGGCAGATCGTCATCCAGTACTACAACTTCCTCCGGCTGGGGCGGGAGGGCTACCGACGCGTGCAGCAGGCGTGCTCGGACACCGCCTTCGTCATCGCGAAGGCCATCCAGCAGCTCGACTTCTTCGAGGTCATCTACGACGGCAGGGGCGGCGTGCCGGGCGTGTGCTGGAGGATGAGGGAGGGCGCGAACCCGGGCTTCACGCTCTACGACCTGGCCGACCGCATGCGTGAGCGCGGCTGGCAGGTGCCCGCCTACCCCATGCCCTCGAACATCCAGGACGTGGTGGTGCAGCGCATCCTGGTGCGCCACGGCGTCAGCCGGGACCTGGCCGCGCTGCTGGTGACGGACCTGGTCGCCAGCATCCAGCACTTCCAGCGCCACCCGGTGAGCGCGCCGATGACGCGCGAGGAAGCGTCCGGCTACCACCACTGA
- a CDS encoding arylsulfatase: MAKKDSNKPNILVIFGDDIGMNNLSAYSHGVMGYKTPNIDRLAREGMMFTDYYGEQSCTAGRAAFITGQSVFRTGLSKVGLPGAANGMRPEDPTIAELLKPLGYATAQFGKNHLGDRDEHLPTMHGFDEFFGNLYHLNAEEEPERYDYPSPKDFPQFREKFGPRGVLHCRANPEGGQKIEDTGPLTAKRMETVDDEFLEAGTKWIRERNADGTPWFMWFNTTHMHLYTHVKPGSRGQAGRWQSAYHDTMIDHDKHVGAMLDLLDELGIADNTIVIYSTDNGPHMNSWPDGGMTPFRSEKDTNWEGAYRVPAFIRWPGHIQAGSVSNEIVSHLDWLPTLLAAAGAPDVKERLLKGYKAGGKTFKVHLDGYNVLPYLTGQEPKSPREEFFYFSDDGDLVAVRFDNWKMTFLEQRAPGTLKVWGEPFIVLRMPKFFNLRTDPFERADITSNTYYDWCLKHAFLAVPTQAIVGKFLESFKAFPPRQKAASFTVDQVMDKLTAGLTSR; this comes from the coding sequence ATGGCGAAGAAGGACAGCAACAAACCGAACATCCTGGTGATCTTCGGCGACGACATCGGCATGAACAACCTCAGCGCCTATTCCCACGGCGTGATGGGCTACAAGACGCCCAACATCGACCGGCTCGCGCGAGAGGGAATGATGTTCACCGACTACTACGGTGAGCAGAGCTGTACGGCGGGCCGCGCGGCGTTCATCACCGGCCAGAGCGTGTTCCGGACCGGGTTGAGCAAGGTGGGACTGCCGGGTGCCGCGAATGGCATGCGCCCCGAGGACCCCACCATCGCCGAGCTGCTGAAGCCCCTCGGCTATGCCACCGCGCAGTTCGGGAAGAACCACCTCGGAGACCGTGACGAGCACCTGCCCACCATGCACGGCTTCGACGAGTTCTTCGGCAACCTCTACCACCTCAACGCCGAGGAGGAGCCGGAGCGGTACGACTACCCCTCGCCGAAGGACTTCCCGCAGTTCCGGGAGAAGTTCGGCCCCCGCGGCGTCCTCCACTGCCGGGCCAATCCAGAGGGCGGGCAGAAGATCGAGGACACGGGGCCGCTCACCGCCAAGCGAATGGAGACCGTCGACGACGAGTTCCTCGAGGCGGGCACGAAGTGGATCCGCGAGCGGAACGCGGACGGCACGCCGTGGTTCATGTGGTTCAACACGACGCACATGCACCTGTACACCCACGTGAAGCCCGGAAGCCGCGGCCAGGCGGGACGGTGGCAGTCCGCGTACCACGACACGATGATCGACCACGACAAACACGTGGGAGCGATGCTCGACCTGCTGGACGAGCTCGGCATCGCGGACAACACCATCGTCATCTACAGCACGGACAACGGGCCGCACATGAACTCGTGGCCCGACGGCGGCATGACGCCCTTCCGCAGTGAGAAGGACACCAACTGGGAGGGCGCCTACCGGGTGCCGGCCTTCATCCGCTGGCCGGGGCACATCCAGGCAGGGTCGGTCTCCAACGAAATCGTGAGCCACCTGGACTGGCTGCCCACGCTCCTGGCCGCCGCCGGCGCGCCCGACGTCAAGGAACGGCTGCTGAAGGGATACAAGGCGGGCGGGAAGACCTTCAAGGTGCACCTGGACGGCTACAACGTCCTGCCGTACCTGACGGGACAGGAGCCGAAGAGCCCGCGCGAGGAGTTCTTCTACTTCTCCGACGACGGGGACCTGGTCGCGGTGCGCTTCGACAACTGGAAGATGACCTTCCTGGAGCAGCGCGCCCCCGGGACGCTCAAGGTCTGGGGAGAGCCCTTCATCGTGCTGCGCATGCCGAAGTTCTTCAACCTGCGCACCGACCCCTTCGAGCGGGCGGACATCACCTCGAACACCTACTACGACTGGTGCCTCAAGCACGCCTTCCTGGCGGTGCCGACCCAGGCCATCGTCGGGAAGTTCCTGGAGTCCTTCAAGGCCTTCCCGCCCAGGCAGAAGGCCGCGAGCTTCACCGTCGACCAGGTCATGGACAAGCTCACCGCCGGCCTCACCAGCCGGTAG
- a CDS encoding MgtC/SapB family protein: MFEWKTETELWARLVLAAFAGITLGLPYRRRPGGVRTHLLVTLGATLFCTTAVRFGTRMNEDVLRVLQGITSGIGFVGAASVLKRRNYILGITTAASIWVAAAVGCEAALGSPLLAAVLAPAVATLSWVVALLERRVFHRQRRVRLPGGSRPRS, from the coding sequence ATGTTCGAGTGGAAGACGGAAACGGAGCTCTGGGCGCGGCTCGTCCTGGCGGCCTTCGCCGGCATCACCCTGGGGCTTCCGTACCGCCGGCGGCCGGGAGGCGTCAGGACTCACCTGCTGGTGACGTTGGGCGCCACGCTGTTCTGCACCACCGCGGTCCGCTTCGGCACGCGCATGAATGAGGACGTGCTCCGCGTACTGCAGGGCATCACTTCAGGCATCGGCTTCGTGGGCGCCGCGAGCGTCCTCAAGCGGCGCAACTACATCCTGGGCATCACCACGGCCGCGTCCATCTGGGTGGCGGCGGCGGTGGGCTGCGAAGCCGCGCTCGGCAGCCCCCTCCTGGCGGCGGTGCTCGCGCCAGCTGTCGCCACCTTGAGCTGGGTGGTGGCCTTGCTGGAGCGCAGGGTCTTCCACCGCCAGCGCCGGGTACGGCTCCCCGGGGGCTCGCGACCCCGTTCGTGA
- a CDS encoding arylsulfatase, with protein sequence MPLKEYEPGKAFNGVAGRTFEESEPSWPSPMRARKGAANVVFIVLDDTGFGQLGCYGSPIRTPNLDRLAAGGLRYNNLHTTALCSPSRSCILTGRNHHSNAMACITEGATGYPGSNGIIPFENGFLSEVLLSQGYNTYAVGKWHLTPAEQSSAAGPYDRWPLGRGFERYYGFLGGDTHQYYPDLVHDNHQVRPPKTPEQGYHLTEDLVDHAIEFIADSRQVAPDKPFFLYFAPGAMHAPHQVPREWADRYKGQFDDGWDAYREKVYKQQMKLGLLPPGTRLSSRDPDVQAWSSLSADQRRLYARMMEVFAGFLEHTDNQIGRLIQFLEGAGQLENTILMVVSDNGASAEGGPNGSVNENLFFNNVPERLEDGLAAIDELGGPKHFNHYPFGWAWAGNTPFRRWKRETYRGGTSDPFIVHWPKGIQAKGEVRSQYAHVIDMLPTVLECLGLEPPKQVRGVTQSPIQGVSFAASFNDAKAESLHRTQYFEMFAHRSIYHDGWRAVCPVPGPSFAEAGVGFGEMIVTEEKLRELDAHGWELYHVAEDFSETRNVAAKNREKLIEMVALWYVEAGKYNVLPLDSRGATRLADDRPQLAKGLQRYVFFPGTSTVSNKIAPRLLNRPHSITATVEIQNGAEGVLVAQGGSSGGYSLYVKDHRLHYAYNYVGMEHHHLASNVTIPEGRHELRFEFEPTGQPDINHGRGSPGRAQLYIDRQLAGQLQLPVTIPLDIGITEGLTCGRDEGSSVTTDYSTPFPFTGTLEQVVVDVSGDVIEDKEAEMRNIMAHQ encoded by the coding sequence ATGCCGTTGAAGGAATACGAGCCGGGAAAAGCATTCAACGGAGTTGCCGGGAGGACCTTCGAGGAGTCCGAGCCCTCCTGGCCCAGTCCGATGCGAGCCAGGAAGGGCGCGGCCAACGTCGTCTTCATCGTCCTGGACGACACCGGCTTCGGACAACTGGGGTGCTACGGCTCACCCATCCGCACGCCGAACCTGGACCGGCTCGCGGCGGGCGGTCTCCGGTACAACAACCTGCACACCACCGCGCTGTGCTCGCCCAGCCGCTCCTGCATCCTGACGGGCCGCAACCACCACTCCAACGCCATGGCGTGCATCACCGAAGGGGCCACCGGCTATCCAGGCTCCAACGGCATCATCCCCTTCGAGAACGGCTTCCTCTCCGAGGTGCTCCTGTCACAGGGCTACAACACCTATGCCGTGGGCAAGTGGCACCTGACCCCCGCCGAACAGTCGAGCGCCGCCGGCCCCTACGACAGGTGGCCGCTGGGGCGCGGCTTCGAGCGCTACTACGGCTTCCTCGGGGGTGACACCCACCAGTACTACCCGGACCTCGTCCACGACAACCACCAGGTCCGGCCGCCGAAGACGCCGGAGCAGGGCTACCACCTCACCGAGGACCTGGTGGACCACGCCATCGAGTTCATCGCGGACTCCCGGCAGGTCGCCCCCGACAAGCCCTTCTTCCTCTACTTCGCGCCCGGCGCGATGCACGCCCCCCACCAGGTCCCGCGCGAGTGGGCGGACCGGTACAAGGGACAGTTCGACGACGGCTGGGACGCCTACCGCGAGAAGGTCTACAAGCAGCAGATGAAGTTGGGGCTGTTGCCGCCCGGCACCCGCCTGTCCTCGAGAGACCCCGACGTCCAGGCCTGGAGCTCGCTGTCCGCCGACCAGCGCCGGCTCTATGCGCGGATGATGGAGGTGTTCGCCGGGTTCCTCGAGCACACCGACAATCAGATTGGCCGGCTCATCCAGTTCCTGGAGGGGGCGGGACAGCTCGAGAACACGATTCTCATGGTCGTCAGCGACAACGGTGCCAGCGCCGAGGGCGGCCCGAACGGGTCGGTCAACGAGAACCTGTTCTTCAACAACGTCCCCGAGCGGCTGGAGGACGGGCTCGCCGCCATCGACGAGCTGGGAGGGCCCAAGCACTTCAACCACTACCCGTTTGGCTGGGCCTGGGCGGGCAACACGCCCTTCCGCCGGTGGAAGCGTGAGACGTACCGTGGCGGCACCAGCGACCCGTTCATCGTCCACTGGCCCAAGGGCATCCAGGCGAAGGGCGAGGTCCGCAGCCAATACGCGCACGTGATCGACATGCTGCCCACCGTGCTGGAGTGCCTCGGGCTGGAGCCGCCAAAGCAGGTCCGCGGGGTGACGCAGTCACCCATCCAGGGCGTCTCGTTCGCCGCGAGCTTCAACGACGCGAAGGCGGAGAGCCTGCACCGCACGCAGTACTTCGAGATGTTCGCCCACCGGTCCATCTACCACGACGGCTGGCGCGCCGTCTGTCCGGTGCCCGGGCCGTCCTTCGCCGAGGCCGGCGTGGGCTTCGGTGAGATGATTGTCACCGAGGAGAAACTGCGCGAGCTGGATGCGCACGGCTGGGAGCTGTACCACGTCGCCGAGGACTTCTCCGAGACGAGGAACGTCGCGGCGAAGAATCGCGAGAAGCTCATCGAGATGGTTGCGCTCTGGTACGTGGAGGCCGGCAAGTACAACGTGTTGCCGTTGGACAGCCGGGGTGCCACCCGGCTGGCCGATGACCGCCCGCAGCTTGCTAAGGGGCTCCAGCGCTACGTCTTCTTCCCCGGCACGTCGACCGTCTCGAACAAGATTGCCCCGCGCCTGCTCAACCGGCCGCACAGCATCACCGCCACCGTCGAAATCCAGAACGGCGCCGAGGGCGTCCTCGTGGCGCAGGGCGGGTCATCCGGAGGGTACTCGCTCTACGTGAAGGACCACCGGCTGCACTACGCCTACAACTACGTGGGCATGGAACACCACCACCTGGCCTCGAACGTGACGATTCCCGAGGGTCGCCACGAGCTGCGCTTCGAGTTCGAGCCCACGGGCCAGCCGGACATCAACCATGGCAGGGGCTCGCCGGGGCGGGCGCAGCTCTACATCGACCGCCAACTGGCCGGTCAGCTCCAGCTCCCGGTGACCATTCCGCTCGACATCGGCATCACCGAGGGCCTCACCTGCGGCCGGGATGAAGGCTCTTCCGTGACGACGGACTACAGCACTCCGTTCCCCTTCACCGGGACGCTGGAGCAGGTGGTGGTCGACGTGTCTGGCGACGTCATCGAGGACAAGGAAGCCGAGATGCGGAACATCATGGCCCACCAGTAG
- a CDS encoding arylsulfatase: MASQEKKGKTSGNGHGGNGHGKSGVQRKPNILVIWGDDIGLWNVSAYNQGMMGYRTPNIDRIAKEGALLTDCYGQQSCTAGRAAFITGMNPLRTGLTTIGMPGADYGLQEGDPTIAELLKPLGYTCGQFGKNHLGDSNRFLPTVHGFDEFHGNLYHLNAENEPECPDYPKDPAFKAKFGPRGVLHCHATDRDDPTEDPRWGRVGRQRIEDTGPLTKKRMETVDEEFLASSLSFMERAAKDNKPFFIWHNTTRTHVWTFLQEKYRNKTGKGLYADAMTELDDHVGVLLAKLDELGIADNTLVVFSTDNGVEKMGWPDGGNAPFRGEKGSTWEGGVRVPCAVRWPGVIEPGRVINDIFAHEDWMPTLVAAAGGAEDLVEKCKQGYQVGNKKFRVHLDGYDQRTLLAGTEPGRRHEFIYVLDSGNIAAVRYDDWKVIFSYQDGEGPDMWFSGKRFNPAWPYLFNLRSDPFEYATHSGLYTSWYGERMFLFVPAQGLVKKFAESLIEFIPSQAPGSLSIGPLKERVKEKMRQAQNDGKSEVGDQVMALANDVEEALRRFQQSHA; encoded by the coding sequence ATGGCATCGCAGGAGAAGAAGGGCAAGACGTCAGGCAACGGTCACGGCGGCAACGGTCACGGCAAGAGCGGCGTGCAGCGAAAGCCGAACATCCTGGTCATCTGGGGTGACGACATCGGCCTCTGGAACGTCAGCGCGTACAACCAGGGGATGATGGGCTACCGCACGCCCAACATCGACCGCATCGCGAAGGAAGGCGCGCTGCTGACGGACTGCTACGGGCAGCAGAGCTGCACCGCGGGCCGCGCGGCGTTCATCACCGGCATGAACCCGCTGCGCACGGGGCTCACGACCATTGGCATGCCGGGCGCGGACTACGGGCTCCAGGAGGGCGACCCCACCATCGCGGAGCTGCTGAAGCCACTGGGCTACACCTGCGGCCAGTTCGGGAAGAACCACCTGGGGGACTCGAACCGGTTCCTGCCCACGGTGCACGGCTTCGACGAGTTCCACGGCAACCTCTACCACCTCAACGCGGAGAACGAGCCGGAGTGCCCGGACTACCCGAAGGACCCGGCCTTCAAGGCGAAGTTCGGCCCGCGGGGCGTGCTCCACTGCCATGCCACGGACCGCGACGATCCCACGGAGGATCCGCGCTGGGGGCGCGTGGGCCGGCAGCGCATCGAGGACACGGGCCCGCTGACGAAGAAGCGGATGGAGACGGTGGACGAGGAGTTCCTGGCCTCCTCGCTCTCCTTCATGGAGCGCGCGGCGAAGGACAACAAGCCCTTCTTCATCTGGCACAACACCACGCGCACGCACGTGTGGACGTTCCTGCAGGAGAAGTACCGCAACAAGACGGGCAAGGGGCTGTACGCGGACGCCATGACGGAGCTGGACGACCACGTCGGCGTGCTCCTGGCCAAGCTCGACGAGCTGGGCATCGCCGACAACACCCTCGTCGTCTTCTCCACGGACAACGGCGTGGAGAAGATGGGCTGGCCGGATGGCGGCAATGCCCCGTTCCGGGGTGAGAAGGGCTCCACCTGGGAGGGCGGCGTCCGGGTCCCCTGCGCGGTGCGCTGGCCGGGCGTCATCGAGCCGGGTCGCGTCATCAACGACATCTTCGCCCACGAGGACTGGATGCCGACGCTGGTCGCCGCGGCGGGCGGCGCGGAGGACCTGGTCGAGAAGTGCAAGCAGGGCTACCAGGTGGGGAACAAGAAGTTCCGCGTCCACCTGGACGGGTACGACCAGCGCACGTTGCTGGCCGGTACCGAGCCCGGCCGGCGCCATGAGTTCATCTACGTCCTCGACAGCGGCAACATCGCCGCGGTGCGGTACGACGACTGGAAGGTCATCTTCAGCTACCAGGACGGCGAGGGCCCCGACATGTGGTTCAGCGGCAAGCGCTTCAACCCGGCGTGGCCGTACCTCTTCAACCTGCGCTCCGACCCGTTCGAGTACGCGACGCACTCGGGCCTGTACACGAGCTGGTACGGCGAGCGCATGTTCCTCTTCGTCCCGGCCCAGGGGCTGGTGAAGAAGTTCGCGGAGAGCCTCATCGAGTTCATCCCCAGCCAGGCACCGGGCAGCCTGAGCATCGGGCCCCTGAAGGAGCGCGTGAAGGAGAAGATGCGGCAGGCCCAGAACGACGGGAAGTCCGAGGTGGGTGACCAGGTCATGGCGCTCGCCAACGACGTGGAGGAGGCCCTCCGCCGCTTCCAGCAGAGCCACGCATAG
- a CDS encoding putative zinc-binding metallopeptidase, with translation MLTPPSSHPGLPMREKHPAQQGDGRGRLPPQREKLLQARIKDLALRLSGTQLERDIAQLHAELEAKGISFKPQCYLSDEWGCPSGVPVIGVPFYLADAELHSIEEELGGGVETEEEILMYLRHEAGHAFNYAYRLYDTDEWRKVFGDYSRPYRDDYKARPFSRRYVHHISGWYAQKHPDEDFAETFAVWLTPGSEWRKRYQGWGALKKLQYVEDTVARLGRAPPLVQLAEPDLTTEEMEGTVLDHYRQRELDAKVDLELRDAFDQALEDIFYGPGEAPARAETLVRSERQRLLSAVSRYTGVSPNVVRALVDHLAERTATLGLTLHPDDSREAAVHIASLVTALAMNHLYTDRFYEE, from the coding sequence ATGCTGACTCCGCCTTCTTCCCATCCCGGCCTGCCGATGCGCGAGAAACATCCCGCCCAGCAGGGGGATGGACGCGGGCGGCTCCCGCCCCAGCGCGAGAAGCTCCTCCAGGCGCGCATCAAGGACCTGGCGCTCCGGCTGTCGGGCACGCAGCTGGAGCGCGACATCGCCCAGCTCCACGCGGAGCTGGAAGCCAAGGGCATCTCCTTCAAGCCCCAGTGCTACCTGTCCGACGAGTGGGGCTGCCCGTCCGGCGTCCCCGTCATCGGCGTGCCCTTCTATCTGGCGGACGCGGAGCTGCACTCGATTGAAGAGGAGCTGGGCGGAGGCGTGGAGACGGAGGAGGAAATCCTCATGTACCTCCGCCATGAAGCGGGCCACGCCTTCAACTACGCCTACCGCCTCTACGACACGGACGAGTGGCGCAAGGTGTTCGGCGACTACTCGCGCCCCTACCGCGACGACTACAAGGCGCGGCCCTTCTCGCGGCGCTACGTCCACCACATCTCCGGCTGGTACGCGCAGAAGCACCCCGACGAGGACTTCGCGGAGACGTTCGCCGTCTGGCTCACCCCCGGCAGCGAGTGGCGCAAGCGCTACCAGGGCTGGGGCGCGCTGAAGAAGCTCCAGTACGTGGAGGACACGGTGGCACGGCTCGGCCGCGCGCCGCCGCTGGTGCAGCTCGCCGAGCCGGACCTCACCACGGAGGAGATGGAGGGCACCGTCCTGGACCACTACCGCCAGCGCGAGCTGGACGCGAAGGTGGACCTGGAGCTGCGCGACGCCTTCGACCAGGCGCTGGAGGACATCTTCTATGGCCCGGGCGAAGCGCCCGCCCGCGCGGAGACGCTGGTCCGCTCCGAGCGCCAGCGCCTGTTGAGCGCGGTGAGCCGCTACACCGGCGTGAGCCCCAACGTGGTGCGCGCCCTGGTGGACCACCTCGCCGAGCGCACCGCGACACTCGGCCTCACCCTGCACCCGGACGACAGCCGCGAGGCCGCCGTCCACATCGCCTCGCTGGTGACGGCGTTGGCGATGAACCACCTCTACACCGACCGCTTCTACGAGGAATGA
- a CDS encoding D-alanine--D-alanine ligase family protein codes for MPVGPLRIAVLHYQPKGEAPDAVVGQVRAALEEAGHTTVDVGVDESVTDLMRQVSWSRADLVFNICETFAEDYRLEVNVAAVLELARVPFTGSGTAGLLLAQDKILAKQLLQFHGVLTPRFATFDGDSFQTSADLKFPLIVKPARSDASMGLGVEKDMEGLARRVRKIREEYDDEALAEEFIEGRELYVGVLGDHANPDVLPVVELDFGKKWSRKRMKIANREVKFAPETEGSPRLVMPHDLSDELRGRVERAAVTAFRALKLRDYARIDFRVSSRTNEPYLLEVNPNPYLEAQCEVALGARERGMSYAQLVQRIVEVAARRHGLTKGRAPRATPPASGHVTAH; via the coding sequence ATGCCCGTTGGCCCCCTGCGCATCGCGGTCCTCCACTACCAGCCGAAGGGCGAGGCGCCCGACGCCGTCGTCGGCCAGGTGCGCGCCGCCCTGGAGGAGGCGGGCCACACGACGGTGGACGTCGGCGTGGACGAGAGCGTCACCGACCTCATGCGCCAGGTGTCGTGGAGCCGCGCGGACCTCGTCTTCAACATCTGCGAGACGTTCGCCGAGGACTACCGGCTGGAAGTGAATGTGGCCGCGGTGCTGGAGCTGGCGCGAGTGCCCTTCACGGGCTCGGGCACGGCGGGGCTCCTGCTGGCGCAGGACAAGATCCTCGCCAAGCAGCTCCTCCAGTTCCACGGCGTGCTCACCCCGCGCTTCGCGACGTTCGACGGCGACTCCTTCCAGACGAGCGCCGACCTCAAGTTCCCGCTCATCGTGAAGCCGGCGCGCTCGGACGCCTCCATGGGGCTGGGCGTGGAGAAGGACATGGAGGGGTTGGCCCGGCGCGTGCGGAAGATTCGCGAGGAGTACGACGACGAGGCGCTCGCGGAGGAGTTCATCGAGGGGCGTGAGCTCTACGTGGGCGTGCTCGGCGACCACGCGAATCCGGACGTGCTGCCGGTGGTGGAGCTGGACTTCGGCAAGAAGTGGAGCCGCAAGCGGATGAAGATTGCCAACCGCGAGGTGAAGTTCGCGCCGGAGACGGAGGGCAGTCCCCGGCTGGTGATGCCGCATGACCTGTCGGACGAGCTGCGCGGCCGCGTGGAGCGGGCCGCGGTGACGGCCTTCCGAGCGCTCAAGCTGCGCGACTACGCCCGCATCGACTTCCGCGTGTCCAGCCGCACGAACGAGCCGTACCTCCTGGAGGTGAACCCCAATCCCTACCTGGAGGCGCAGTGCGAGGTGGCGCTCGGCGCGCGCGAGCGGGGCATGTCCTACGCGCAGCTCGTGCAGCGCATCGTCGAGGTGGCTGCCCGCCGCCATGGCCTGACGAAGGGCCGGGCGCCCCGCGCCACGCCTCCTGCTTCCGGGCACGTCACCGCGCACTGA
- the sugE gene encoding quaternary ammonium compound efflux SMR transporter SugE: MSWVLLVIAGLLEVCWAIGLKYTEGFTRPIPSILTGSAIVASMVLLGLAAKSLPIGTAYAVWVGIGALGAAVLGMVLFHEPATPLRIFFLSLLLVAIVGLKATSGVGEAP; encoded by the coding sequence ATGTCGTGGGTCCTTCTCGTCATCGCCGGGCTGCTCGAGGTCTGCTGGGCCATCGGGCTGAAGTACACCGAGGGCTTCACTCGCCCCATCCCCAGCATCCTCACCGGTTCCGCCATCGTCGCCAGCATGGTGCTGCTGGGCCTGGCCGCGAAGTCGCTGCCCATCGGCACGGCCTACGCGGTCTGGGTGGGCATTGGCGCGCTGGGCGCGGCCGTGCTGGGCATGGTCCTCTTCCACGAGCCCGCCACGCCGCTGCGCATCTTCTTCCTGTCGCTGCTGCTCGTCGCCATCGTCGGGCTGAAGGCCACGAGCGGCGTCGGCGAAGCCCCCTGA